One window of the Anopheles cruzii chromosome 2, idAnoCruzAS_RS32_06, whole genome shotgun sequence genome contains the following:
- the LOC128268445 gene encoding ceramide-1-phosphate transfer protein: MSVEKFDLQRVHEKFTESLTADDDVYVDQYLEAFKELYKFFQLMGTVFGFVSSDVKEKVEILEKLRAKENAESFVTIRTMMEYERDSNLLNKKDYVSGSRTLLRLHRGLDFIQEFLKRVGELEGDVKTNAVCQAAYNDTLAQFHPWLIRKGANMAMYALPTRDQLLDRVCVDVSVAMKMLPEMLSVTRGVYDRTQDLYTKYDLHGLP; this comes from the exons AtgtcggtggaaaagtttgattTGCAAAGAGTGCACGAAAAGTTCACCGAAAGCCTCACCGCTGACGACGATGTCTACGTGGACCAGTATCTGGAAGCGTTTAAGGAGTTATATAA ATTTTTCCAGCTCATGGGAACGGTGTTCGGATTTGTCAGCAGCGACGTGAAGGAAAAGGTGGAGATTCTCGAGAAGCTGCGCGCGAAAGAGAACGCCGAAAGTTTTGTCACCATCCGCACGATGATGGAGTACGAGCGGGACTCGAATTTGCTCAACAAAAAGGACTACGTATCCGGCAGCAGGACATTGCTACGGCTTCATCGAGGTTTGG ATTTCATACAGGAATTTTTGAAACGAGTCGGCGAACTGGAGGGCGACGTCAAGACGAACGCCGTTTGTCAGGCGGCGTACAATGATACCCTTGCTCAATTCCATCCTTGGCTCATCCGGAAAGGGGCAAACATGGCGATGTATGCCCTTCCGACGCGGGATCAACTGCTAGAtagagtgtgtgtggacgTGTCGGTAGCGATGAAAATGCTTCCCGAAATGTTGTCCGTAACCCGCGGCGTGTACGATCGTACGCAGGATCTCTACACCAAGTACGATTTACACGGCCTGCCGTAA
- the LOC128278037 gene encoding solute carrier family 28 member 3-like, which translates to MSGIQNESFVMSEPEDDSRLTKRRSNGFSTVVENVPSLSYPNGEEGFVEHRTNGGNREDETERQPSAPYGSAWLLAMAQALERHRQHIQLAIYVLLNVVVVVFFGFATNYYLEFEQDDCGMQWCDGYGFLVLLVGFVYLGLLYYHVVKPLLSEHFESWVVKPVSRTVTNFFKPWYTRMGAVCLVLVGFALFVYFETRDQTERLMSLTGMAFLLVLSFVLSKHHTKVNYRPVVLGVIFQFLLGIFCIRWEVGRSIFECFGNKVATFLNYTGEGASFVYGQVLVGSGENEYAIFAFSVLSVIYFFSFCISILYYLGAMQWIVLKLGWILQSILGTTVCESVIAAANIFLGMSESPLLVRPYLKDLTHSELHSIMTSGFATVSGTVLAAYISFGANPAHLITASVMAAPGALCITKLIYPETEESKTRSDNIQMEDSTDSSLLDAASNGASAATPLVLGIIANLVAFVAFIAFINGLLGWFGWRVGWEDVSLENIFGAVFRPLAYVMGVPWGDSYYVGKVIGIKMIVNEFVAFERLGEFIKEEVISPRSSAIATYAVCGFANPSSMGIMIGTLSAMAPDKRNVITSVAFRAFLAGSIVCFMTASIGGLLMDETVFNNFGKSASLVPLPSNGTIGPV; encoded by the exons ATGAGTGGTATCCAGAACGAGTCGTTTGTTATGTCAGAACCAGAG GATGATTCTAGGCTCACCAAACGCCGATCGAACGGTTTTTCGACGGTTGTGGAG AATGTACCATCGCTATCGTACCCGAATGGCGAGGAAGGCTTTGTGGAGCACCGGACGAACGGAGGTAACCGCGAGGACGAAACCGAGCGACAACCCTCTGCGCCTTATGGCAGTGCTTGGCTCTTGGCTATGGCCCAAGCCCTTGAGCGCCATCGGCAGCACATCCAACTGGCCATCTACGTTCTGCTCAACGTGGTGGTCGTAGTTTTCTTCGGATTCGCCACCAATTATTATCTAGAGTTCG AGCAAGATGATTGTGGCATGCAGTGGTGCGATGGTTATGGATTCCTGGTATTGCTGGTGGGATTCGTCTATCTAGGACTACTGTACTATCATGTGGTGAAACCGTTGCTATCGGAACACTTCGAATCGTGGGTCGTTAAACCGGTGTCCAGAACGGTAACGAACTTCTTCAAGCCATG GTACACTCGAATGGGAGCGGTATGCCTGGTACTCGTCGGGTTTGCGTTGTTTGTGTATTTCGAAACCCGTGACCAAACCGAACGACTCATGTCACTAACCGGGATGGCGTTTCTGCTGGTTTTGTCCTTCGTGCTGTCGAAGCATCACACCAAAGTGAACTACCGGCCGGTCGTGCTGGGCGTCATCTTCCAGTTCCTGCTAGGTATCTTCTGCATCCGCTGGGAGGTTGGTCGCAGTATATTCGAGTGCTTCGGCAATAAGGTGGCCACTTTCCTCAATTACACCGGCGAGGGGGCATCATTCGTATACGGCCAGGTGCTAGTGGGTAGCGGCGAGAACGAGTATGCCATCTTTGCGTTTTCCGTCCTGTCGGTGATTTACTTCTTCAGCTTCTGCATCTCAATCCTATACTACCTCGGGGCGATGCAGTGGATCGTGCTCAAACTGGGTTGGATTTTGCAGTCGATTCTCGGTACGACCGTTTGCGAAAGTGTGATCGCCGCGGCCAACATTTTCCTCGGCATGAGCGAATCCCCGTTGCTGGTGCGACCGTACCTGAAGGACCTTACCCACTCCGAACTGCACTCGATCATGACATCCGGATTTGCGACCGTCTCGGGCACCGTGCTGGCGGCGTACATTTCGTTCGGTGCCAATCCGGCTCACCTGATCACGGCCAGTGTGATGGCCGCTCCGGGCGCCCTGTGCATCACCAAGCTGATCTACCCCGAGACGGAGGAGAGCAAAACGCGATCGGATAACATTCAGATGGAGGATTC CACCGATTCGTCCCTGTTGGATGCCGCCAGTAACGGTGCAAGTGCAGCCACGCCACTTGTGCTCGGGATCATCGCCAACTTGGTGGCGTTCGTGGCGTTTATTGCCTTCATCAACGGACTGCTGGGATGGTTCGGATGGCGTGTTGGTTGGGAGGATGTTTCGTTGGAGAACATTTTCGGCGCTGTCTTTCGACCACTGGCATACGTGATGGGTGTCCCGTGGGGGGATAGCTACTACGTGGGCAAAGTGATCGGCATCAAGATGATCGTGAATGAGTTCGTGGCGTTCGAACGTTTAGGAGAGTTTATCAAGGAAGAAGTCATCTCG CCCCGATCGTCAGCCATCGCAACGTACGCCGTGTGTGGTTTTGCCAATCCCAGCTCAATGGGCATTATGATCGGTACATTGAGTGCGATGGCACCCGACAAGCGGAACGTCATCACATCCGTGGCGTTTCGAGCGTTTCTGGCCGGCTCCATCGTGTGCTTCATGACGGCCAGCATCGGTGGACTTCTGATGGATGAGACGGTATTTAATAATTTTGGTAAATCCGCTTCGTtggtgccgttgccgtcgaaCGGTACGATAGGGCCCGTCTGA
- the LOC128267794 gene encoding protein anachronism produces the protein MKTLIPLALLCLAQAGPILSAPFNLRDMLEDGLAIPESKMIDFENLTESEREQFLRENVNITALKIQQRVLREQQNMNRTAGPMAITASTTDRDLSDRVKTRKEYANQIIHNIKQNIESNIMRNDSTGQLAATHEMAFSAVCEVPKNTNTSQWNEDYTWNLYFRLPHNKQYSSVNSAVLRLYMNGINSTGTRNLRESDNCKNPAEQMIRITTSVYYRKNRKDNPAPERKKRICSSITITQSYRGWISMDTLLAVKLWDKPNRNFGIAIDIEDQEDRPLKASDFFQPPDCSEASKVNATTVLPWSFFRKSLAWTANEMDNVPHQPRIDVAIHKNMHYNHRLFRSKHHYGYNVRYHLFNGSTTGSYSGNSYEHEQDVESRAPGSAASHQAHHQQQQHVHHKQLHHHLHQLQQQQHPVAIKMSHKRRRHLNHRANTSTQTIASAESDENLSSSSSAAFDSAASASAEDRQL, from the exons ATGAAGACACTGATCCCGTTGGCGCTCCTGTGCCTGGCTCAGGCCGGGCCGATCCTGAGCGCGCCCTTTAACCTGCGCGACATGCTCGAGGACGGGCTGGCGATACCGGAGTCGAAGATGATCGACTTCGAGAACCTGACCGAGAGCGAGCGGGAGCAGTTCCTGCGCGAGAACGTCAACATCACCGCCCTGAAGATCCAGCAGCGGGTGCTGCGGGAACAGCAGAATATGAACCGGACCGCCGGCCCGATGGCCATCACGGcgagcaccaccgaccgggaccTGTCCGATCGCGTCAAGACGCGCAAAGA GTACGCCAATCAAATCATCCACAACATCAAGCAGAACATCGAGAGTAATATCATGCGCAACGACTCCACCGGCCAGCTGGCGGCTACGCACGAGATGGCCTTCTCGGCCGTCTGCGAGGTGCCGAagaacaccaacaccagccaGTGGAACGAGGACTACACCTGGAATCTGTACTTCCGTTTGCCGCACAACAAGCAGTACAGCTCGGTTAATTCGGCGGTGCTGAG ACTTTACATGAACGGGATCAACTCCACCGGCACGCGGAACCTGCGCGAATCGGACAACTGCAAGAACCCGGCCGAACAGATGATCCGCATCACGACCTCGGTGTACTACCGGAAGAACCGCAAAG ATAATCCAGCTCCCGAGCGTAAGAAGCGCATCTGTAGCAGCATCACGATCACCCAGTCGTACCGGGGCTGGATCTCGATGGACACGCTGCTGGCGGTGAAACTGTGGGACAAACCGAACCGCAACTTTGGCATCGCGATCGACATCGAGGATCAGGAGGATCGCCCGCTGAAGGCGTCCGACTTCTTCCAGCCACCCGACTGCTCGGAGGCAAGTAAAGTCAACG CTACAACCGTACTTCCATGGAGCTTTTTCCGAAAATCACTCGCATGGACCGCTAATGAAATGGACAATGTGCCACA CCAACCAAGAATAGATGTTGCCATCCACAAAAATATGCATTACAATCATCGTCTGTTCCGCTCGAAGCACCACTACGGGTACAACGTGCGTTACCATCTGTTCAACGGGTCCACCACCGGTAGCTACTCGGGCAACTCGTACGAGCACGAGCAGGACGTGGAATCCCGGGCACCCGGgtcggccgccagccaccaggcccatcatcagcagcagcagcacgtgcaCCACAAACAGCTGCACCACCATCTtcaccagctccagcagcagcagcatccggtcGCGATCAAGATGTCCCACAAGAGGCGCCGCCATCTGAACCATCGAGCCAACACCAGCACCCAGACGATCGCCTCGGCCGAGAGCGACGAAAACCtgtcatcctcgtcgtcggcggcttTCGATTCGGCCGCTTCCGCCTCGGCCGAGGACCGGCAACTATGA
- the LOC128267038 gene encoding uncharacterized protein LOC128267038, with amino-acid sequence MDLRVSEETAHNNELTMTDERKITDTPVMEFYRDKCVLITGGTGFIGRLLIEKMLRINVRQIILLSRPKKGKTVQERCDDLFGSIVFMNLKKDYPTFIERVKLMDADLQHPGLGMSEESIEYIVNHAQIVLHAASDVRFDQALKKAIEVNVRGTRDLLRIAEKIVNLELFVYISTAYSNCPQSVIKEQFYPPPHDPERMIQLVEAMDERFEQHMNKTVNDFILPWPNTYVFTKALTEDVVRQYGELLPVAVVRPSIVIATNEEPIGGWTDNIYGLNGVIAGVALGIIRIMRLDDNNVADIIPADIVVNAVLAAGWQTHIERFIYHHLRKHERPVAAAQSNGDVKGVAKQRTKIYNCVTGNDNPISYQKIYEYSIEVGKSCPPKKSLWIVCHNTTQNKYVYEFYKLLYHLLPAFLIDTYLRATRRTPRIMDIYRKVHKFAEVIEYFANGRWSFENENMRSLRERLSPDDQIMFPCNVQKLVWVDYFWTYIHGLRKYIANEPIDNLDEAIKRHKQMRILHYFILAAYYSGIALIVFYLCKAVGLLLFWLTSTARGQFDMSLQEFENNASPVRDFYRGKTVLLTGGSGFLGKLFIEKWVKCGVREILLLLRSKKGINPEDRLKALLKKEAVFVNYATQPDLYLGRMKVIEGDISKPGLAISNDDLEYIHSHVNIILHSAADVRFDESLKESVETNVRGTEHLLRIAERCTRLEVFVHVSSAFSQCVHQHVEEKFYPANVDPAQLIAVIEQEERLEEFEAVSKKIVEPWPNTYAFTKALAEEVARRYKTKLPVAIVRPSIVTSTYSDPIAGWSDNFYGFNGVVVGAGTGVLRIFHIHDEYKANIIPADIVINATLAAARHTANNPDDENVFNCTMDENFTTWGDIRNDCMSQKGVVAAKKSLWIPTYNTTRYQYVASVLQIFYHLIPAVLFDLLMRLRGDRPQILRLYRKVHRFSDVLRFFTNNPFQFDTGRMRQVVDRLSIVDRHLFPCDMRSVVWSKFGVDHVRGCREHLLGEPMETNDEAMKLYKRRLIIHRCLLGVIYLTFAMVALKLLAAIGVPDLRVFLGCTGLA; translated from the exons ATGGATCTGCGTGTGAGCGAAGAAACGGCCCACAACAATGAGCTCACGATGACGGATGAGCGCAAAATCACCGACACGCCGGTGATGGAGTTTTACCGCGACAAGTGTGTCCTGAttaccggcggcaccggcttCATCGGTCGGCTGCTGATCGAGAAGATGCTGCG CATTAACGTGCGACAGATCATCCTACTGTCGAGGCCGAAAAAGGGTAAAACGGTGCAGGAACGGTGTGACGATCTGTTCGGCAGCATCGTGTTTATGAACCTGAAGAAGGACTATCCGACGTTTATCGAGCGGGTCAAGTTAATGGATGCTGATTTGCAGCATCCGGGGCTGGGGATGTCGGAAGAGTCGATCGAATACATTGTCAACCATGCGCAAATCGTACTGCACGCCGCTTCGGACGTGCGATTCGATCAGGCGCTCAAGAAGGCGATCGAGGTGAACGTGCGGGGCACCCGAGACCTGCTGCGGATCGCCGAGAAGATCGTCAATCTGGAGCTGTTCGTGTACATCTCGACCGCGTACTCCAACTGTCCGCAGTCGGTGATCAAGGAGCAGTTctacccaccaccacacgaccCGGAACGGATGATCCAGCTCGTGGAGGCGATGGACGAACGATTCGAGCAGCATATGAACAAAACGGTGAACGATTTCATCCTGCCGTGGCCGAACACGTACGTGTTTACGAAGGCACTGACCGAGGACGTCGTGCGCCAGTACGGCGAgctgttgccggtggccgttgtTCGCCCATCGATTG TGATCGCCACCAACGAGGAACCGATCGGAGGCTGGACGGATAACATCTACGGGCTGAATGGTGTGATCGCCGGCGTCGCGCTCGGAATCATCCGCATCATGCGCCTGGACGACAACAATGTGGCCGACATCATCCCGGCCGATATCGTGGTGAATGCGGTGCTGGCGGCCGGATGGCAGACCCATATCGAACG TTTTATCTATCATCACCTTAGGAAACACGAGCGgcccgtggcggcggcccagtCGAACGGGGACGTCAAGGGAGTGGCGAAGCAGCGCACCAAGATCTACAACTGTGTCACCGGAAACGACAACCCCATCTCGTACC AGAAAATCTACGAATACTCGATCGAGGTCGGGAAGAGCTGCCCGCCGAAGAAGAGCCTGTGGATCGTGTGCCACAACACGACGCAGAACAAGTACGTCTACGAGTTCTACAAGCTGCTGTACCACCTGTTGCCAGCCTTCCTTATCGACACGTATCTGCGGGCGACCAGGCGTACGCCACG AATTATGGATATTTATCGAAAGGTACACAAATTCGCCGAGGTTATCGAGTACTTTGCCAACGGGCGATGGTCGTTCGAGAATGAAAACATGCGATCCCTGAGAGAGAG GCTTTCTCCAGACGATCAGATAATGTTCCCGTGTAACGTGCAGAAGCTCGTGTGGGTTGACTACTTCTGGACGTACATCCATGGTTTGCGGAAGTACATCGCAAACGAACCGATCGATAACCTGGACGAGGCGATCAAGCGTCACAAGCAGATGCGGATACTTCACTACTTCATCCTGGCCGCGTACTACTCGGGGATCGCACTGATCGTGTTCTACCTGTGCAAGGCTgtagggctgctgctgtttt GGTTGACATCGACAGCGAGAGGCCAGTTCGACATGAGTTTGCAGGAATTTGAGAACAACGCGTCCCCGGTGCGGGATTTCTACCGCGGCAAGACGGTGCTGCTCACCGGTGGCAGTGGCTTTCTGGGAAAGCTGTTCATCGAAAAATGGGTTAA GTGTGGTGTACGCGAGATTCTGCTACTTCTCCGGTCGAAGAAGGGCATCAATCCGGAGGATCGCTTGAAGGCGCTGCTCAAGAAGGAGGCCGTCTTTGTGAACTACGCCACCCAGCCGGACCTGTACCTCGGGCGGATGAAGGTGATCGAGGGGGACATCAGCAAGCCGGGGCTGGCGATCAGCAACGATGACCTGGAGTACATCCACAGCCACGTGAACATCATCCTGCACTCGGCCGCCGACGTGCGGTTCGACGAGTCGCTCAAGGAGTCGGTCGAAACGAATGTCCGCGGGACGGAACATCTCTTGAGGATCGCCGAACGGTGCACCCGGCTCGAGGTGTTCGTACACGTGTCGAGTGCGTTTTCGCAGTGCGTTCACCAGCATGTGGAAGAGAAGTTTTACCCCGCGAACGTCGATCCGGCCCAACTGATCGCGGTGATCGAACAGGAAGAGCGTCTGGAGGAGTTCGAGGCGGTCTCGAAGAAGATCGTCGAACCGTGGCCCAATACGTACGCGTTCACAAAGGCGCTGGCAGAGGAGGTGGCGCGCCGGTACAAGACCAAACTGCCGGTGGCGATCGTTCGCCCATCGATAG TAACCTCCACCTACAGCGACCCCATAGCGGGCTGGTCGGATAACTTTTATGGATTCAACGGTGTGGTGGTCGGTGCCGGGACGGGTGTGCTGCGGATCTTTCACATCCACGACGAGTATAAGGCGAACATCATCCCGGCGGACATCGTCATCAACGCGACGCTCGCCGCGGCCCGGCACACGGCCAACAATCCCGACGACGAGAACGTGTTCAACTGTACGATGGACGAAAACTTCACCACGTGGGGTGACATCCGGAACGACTGCATGTCGCAGAagggggtggtggcggccaaaAAGTCGCTCTGGATCCCGACCTATAACACGACCCGCTACCAGTACGTGGCCAGCGTGCTGCAGATCTTCTACCACCTGATCCCGGCCGTGCTGTTTGACCTGCTGATGCGCCTCCGGGGCGATCGGCCCCAGATACTGCGCCTGTACCGGAAGGTTCACCGATTCTCGGATGTGTTGCGCTTCTTCACCAACAACCCGTTTCAGTTCGACACCGGGCGCATGCGGCAAGTGGTCGACCGGctgtcgatcgtcgatcggcaCCTCTTCCCGTGCGACATGCGCTCGGTCGTGTGGAGTAAGTTCGGAGTGGATCACGTGAGAGGCTGCCGGGAGCATCTGCTGGGCGAGCCGATGGAAACGAACGATGAAGCAATGAAGCTCTACAAACGTCGCCTGATCATCCACCGGTGTCTGCTGGGCGTGATCTACTTGACGTTCGCGATGGTGGCGCTGAAACTCCTGGCAGCGATTGGTGTGCCCGATCTGAGAGTCTTTTTGGGCTGCACCGGACTAGCCTAA
- the LOC128267040 gene encoding solute carrier family 28 member 3-like, whose amino-acid sequence MSVFQSDNLSQDELTRVSDEKSYSQSWWSRKQTSVKRVTVTVATHGAGVTFFGFATKHFVEHESLCSDNCDIQWCSGYGMLVLLVGFIYLSLLYFLVLKPSVGPVVKRGLEPTKAALSKIFHKPLAIVFSVVAVLTAFAIFLYFDSHQDINRLMPLAGMVVLLALSFLVSKHPTKVNYRPVVVGLLVQILLGLLCIRWDVGRSIFQCVGVKVDTFLRYSNVGASFVYGDALINQYAVFAFSVLSVIYFFSFFISILYYLGAMQWFVLKLGWVVQCVLGTTVCESIMAAANIFLGISESPLIIRPYLKDLTHSELHSIMSSGFATVSGTVLAAYISFGASPGHLITASVISAPAVLCIAKIVYPEVEESKTSSDNIQFEKSTDTSLVDAACNGANAATPLILGIIANLIAFASFVAFTDGILGWLGMLVGVEMVSLEMLWGYILRPLAYVMGVSWEDSGRIGEIIGVKTVVNEFVAYERLGALIQNGTITQRSATIATYAICGFANPASLGISIGALSAMAPSRRSAITSVSFRAFFTGSVTCFMTACIAGLLITE is encoded by the exons ATGTCCGTATTTCAAAGTGACAATCTTTCACAGGACGAATTGACGCGGGTTTCAGATGAGAAAAGCTACTCGCAGTCATGGTGGAGCCGCAAGCAAACGAGTGTCAAACGAGTCACGGTCACAGTCGCGACTCACGGTGCGGGCGTAACGTTTTTTGGATTTGCTACGAAACACTTCGTTGAGCATG AAAGTTTGTGCTCCGACAACTGCGACATACAGTGGTGCAGCGGATACGGGATGTTGGTGCTTCTGGTCGGATTCATCTACCTTAGTTTGCTGTATTTCCTGGTCTTGAAACCATCGGTTGGTCCCGTGGTGAAACGTGGCCTCGAACCAACCAAAGCCGCTCTGTCAAAGATCTTCCACAAACCACTAGCGATAGTGTTCAGTGTCGTTGCCGTGCTGACCGCATTCGCCATCTTTTTGTACTTCGATTCACACCAAGACATCAATCGACTGATGCCACTCGCAGGGATGGTGGTCCTGCTGGCCCTATCCTTTCTGGTGTCGAAACATCCGACGAAAGTCAACTACCGTCCGGTGGTAGTGGGTCTCTTGGTTCAGATCCTTTTGGGTCTGCTGTGCATCCGATGGGATGTGGGGCGAAGCATTTTTCAGTGCGTAGGTGTCAAGGTGGACACGTTTCTGCGGTACTCGAATGTCGGGGCCTCATTCGTATACGGTGATGCGCTCATCAACCAGTACGCAGTGTTTGCGTTCTCCGTCCTATCGGTGATCTACTTCTTCAGTTTCTTCATTTCAATTCTCTACTATCTCGGGGCGATGCAGTGGTTTGTACTGAAGCTGGGTTGGGTCGTCCAGTGCGTACTGGGGACGACGGTATGCGAGAGCAttatggcggcggccaacataTTTCTCGGAATCAGTGAGTCACCGTTGATCATTCGACCTTACCTGAAGGATCTCACCCACTCGGAGCTGCACTCCATAATGTCTTCGGGATTTGCGACCGTATCTGGCACAGTGCTGGCCGCTTATATCTCCTTCGGTGCCAGTCCGGGCCATCTGATTACAGCGAGTGTCATTTCTGCTCCGGCGGTATTATGCATTGCGAAGATCGTCTATCCCGAGGTGGAGGAAAGTAAGACGAGTTCGGATAACATTCAGTTCGAGAAATC GACCGATACCTCGTTGGTGGATGCTGCTTGCAATGGGGCAAATGCGGCCACTCCACTCATTCTGGGCATCATCGCCAACCTCATTGCTTTCGCCTCGTTCGTGGCCTTTACTGACGGGATTCTAGGATGGCTTGGCATGCTGGTTGGAGTAGAAATGGTGTCATTGGAAATGCTCTGGGGATATATTTTGCGTCCACTGGCCTACGTCATGGGGGTTTCGTGGGAAGATAGTGGGCGCATTGGAGAGATTATCGGTGTTAAAACGGTCGTCAATGAGTTCGTAGCTTACGAGAGACTGGGAGCGCTTATCCAAAACGGAACCATCACG CAACGGTCAGCAACCATCGCCACGTACGCTATTTGTGGCTTTGCCAACCCCGCCTCACTGGGCATTTCGATTGGCGCACTCAGCGCCATGGCTCCTAGTCGACGAAGCGCCATAACCTCCGTGTCGTTCCGAGCGTTTTTCACCGGTTCGGTAACGTGTTTCATGACCGCATGCATCGCTG GATTGCTAATAACCGAATAG
- the LOC128267039 gene encoding fatty acyl-CoA reductase wat-like, whose translation MASLEEFRAYRSPLKDFYDGKTVLLTGGSGFLGKLMIEKLVKCNVAKILLILRPKKGVKPVDRLEELLGKEAVFVNYATEPQLYWSRIRIISGDVSELGIGVANDDLAYLCEHTDLIIHAAADVRFDESLRESIQTNVRGTHEMLKIAEKCTKLQMFMYISTAFSNCVLEEIGEKFYEPVIDPTLLIKVAERVQDADDFEVLARKIIAPWPNTYAFTKSLSEEIVRRYKAKLPVAIIRPSIITTTKEDPVAGWTDNLYGFNGVVVGAATGVLRIFHIRMDYKASIVPADTVINATLAASWYAVQHPAEDNVFNCTTDDNPVSWRDTQRQLEKWKHSMTFEKSLWITTYNTTRYQLVADFLAIFYHLLPALLFDTVLRLRGQKPQVLRLYQKVHRFSAVLRFFTNNQWRFRNGRMRTVLQAMATDDQRYFPCDTKAIVWNDFLDDQIKGLRVYLMRDPLDTLPRTFARHRRRLLAHRLMLAGLFGGLVYFALYLADSWGLATLLGFQVAAAGLDGLKTA comes from the exons atGGCCAGTTTGGAGGAGTTTCGTGCCTATCGCTCGCCGTTGAAGGATTTCTACGACGGCAAAACGGTCCTGCtgaccggcggcagcggtttCCTGGGCAAGCTGATGATTGAGAAGCTAGTGAA GTGTAATGTGGCGAAGATCCTGTTAATTTTGCGACCCAAGAAGGGTGTGAAACCGGTCGACCGGCTCGAGGAGCTGCTGGGGAAGGAGGCCGTTTTCGTGAACTACGCCACCGAGCCGCAGCTATACTGGTCACGGATTCGCATCATTTCCGGCGACGTGAGTGAGCTGGGAATCGGAGTTGCGAACGATGATCTGGCGTACTTGTGCGAGCATACGGACCTTATCATCCACGCCGCAGCCGACGTCCGGTTCGATGAGTCGCTCAGGGAGTCGATCCAGACGAACGTCCGTGGCACGCACGAGATGTTGAAGATTGCCGAAAAGTGTACCAAGCTGCAG ATGTTTATGTACATCTCGACGGCCTTTTCGAACTGCGTGTTGGAGGAGATTGGCGAAAAGTTCTACGAGCCCGTGATCGATCCGACGCTGCTGATCAAGGTCGCTGAACGGGTGCAGGATGCGGACGACTTTGAAGTGCTGGCGCGGAAGATCATAGCACCGTGGCCAAATACGTACGCGTTCACCAAATCGCTGTCCGAGGAGATCGTCCGTCGGTACAAGGCAAAACTTCCGGTCGCCATCATTCGGCCATCGATTA TTACTACGACCAAGGAGGACCCGGTAGCCGGGTGGACCGATAATCTGTACGGTTTCAAtggggtcgtcgtcggggctgCCACAGGTGTGCTGCGTATCTTCCACATCCGCATGGACTACAAGGCGAGCATCGTGCCGGCGGACACGGTGATCAACGCCACGCTGGCGGCCAGCTGGTATGCGGTCCAGCACCCGGCGGAGGACAACGTGTTCAACTGTACCACCGACGATAACCCGGTGAGCTGGCGCGACACCCAGCGGCAGCTGGAGAAGTGGAAACACTCCATGACCTTCGAGAAGTCGCTCTGGATCACGACGTACAACACGACCCGCTACCAGCTGGTGGCAGACTTCCTGGCCATCTTCTACCACCTACTGCCGGCGCTCCTGTTCGACACCGTGCTGAGGCTGCGCGGCCAGAAGCCACAGGTGCTGCGGCTCTACCAGAAGGTGCACCGCTTCTCGGCCGTGCTGCGCTTCTTCACCAACAACCAGTGGCGGTTCCGGAACGGGCGCATGCGCACGGTCCTGCAGGCGATGGCGACCGACGATCAGCGGTACTTCCCGTGCGACACCAAGGCGATCGTGTGGAATGACTTCCTGGACGACCAGATCAAGGGCTTGCGGGTGTACCTGATGCGCGACCCTTTGGACACGCTTCCGAGAACGTTTGCACGGCATCGGCGACGTTTGCTGGCCCACCGGCTCATGCTGGCGGGACTCTTCGGAGGATTGGTCTATTTCGCGCTGTACCTAGCGGACTCCTGGGGTCTGGCGACTCTCCTCGGCTTCCaggttgccgccgccgggctaGACGGTTTGAAAACGGCTTGA